TGTCGCACTTCTTCCCCGTCATAGACGGGATCAAACTGACGGACTACAAGGTCCGTGTGCTCGACGGAAAGGCGGCCACCGCCGCGACCGTCAGGGTACTTATCACCTCGACCGACGGCCAGCACAGCTGGACCACCGTCGGCGTATCGGAAAACGTTATAGAGGCATCGCTATACGCACTCCTAGATTCGATGGAGTACGCCATTTACAAAGAAAAGGAAGGCAAATCCCAATGACCAACAGAACCGTCGTCACCCTTGTAGGAAAAGACCACACAGGAATCATCGCCGCCGTCTGCAACTACTTCGCAGAGAACGACATCAACATCCTGAACCTCAGCATGACCACAGTCGAGGAGTTCATCAACATGGTGCTCATCGTCGACCTCGACAGGTACAAGAAGACGTTCCCCGAGCTCACCTCGGACCTCGACGACATAGCGAAGAGGGTCGGCTGCTCCATCAAGGCACAGCACGAGGACATCTTCAACATGATGCACAGGATCTGATATCATGGTGGATCTGAGAGAGGTCATAGAGACCAACCAGATGGTCTCCAGCGAGAACCTCGACGTAAGGACCATCACCATGGGGATCTCCCTTCTGGACTGCATGACCCCCGACCTCGACGACCTCTGTGAGAACATCTACGCGAAGATCACCGAGAACGCCAAGGACCTGGTCTCCGTGGGGGACGAGATCGCCCTCGAGATAGGCATCCCCGTCATAAACAAGAGGGTGTCCGTCACACCCGCCGCCATCGTCGGAGCCCCCGCCTGCCACA
The nucleotide sequence above comes from Candidatus Methanomethylophilus alvi Mx1201. Encoded proteins:
- a CDS encoding ACT domain-containing protein yields the protein MTNRTVVTLVGKDHTGIIAAVCNYFAENDINILNLSMTTVEEFINMVLIVDLDRYKKTFPELTSDLDDIAKRVGCSIKAQHEDIFNMMHRI